Genomic DNA from Halobacteriovorax sp. DA5:
ATTGTTAAAATTGTTGAAAAATTCGTTTCACAACTAGAAATTAAGTTAGCGGCCAAGAATATTGAGATCGTTTTAAGTGAAGATGCAAAAATTTGGCTAGCAGAAAATGGTTTTGATGAGAAAATGGGTGCTAGACCAATCGCTCGAATCATCGATCAGAAGCTTAAGAAGCCAATTTCTACTGAGGTTTTATTCGGAAGTCTAACTCAAGGTGGAAAAATAGAAGTCGTCGTTGAAAATGATGACTTAAAATTGAAATTCTAATCTTTTTAACATTCTAAAAACAATCAAACTTACATTTTTTAAATGATGAAACTGCCCTGAAAGGGCAGTTTTTGCTTATTCTTTGAAAAAAAAATGAAAAAAAATTTCGCTTAATTTTTTTATAAGAGTAAGCTCGAAACTAACGTCTATCAGGAAGATTTGAATGTTTTATCTTTTTATGAAAAGCCGTGCTGTCGGCTCGTTTCGACGTTTTCTTTAAAAATAATGTAAAGTAATTTCAAATTTAATCCGAAGTTAAAAAAGAACATAGGGAAATAAAAAAGATGCTTATGCTTATCAAAAAGTAATTTTTTTATTTGCACACAAATAAAATTATGTTTACCATAAACATAAGTATTGAAAAAACCAGGAGGATGTCAATGGCAGTTAAGAAAACTACTAAAAAGACAACTAAGAAAAAAGTAGCTAAAAAAGCTACAAAAAAAGTAGCTAAGAAAGCAGCAAAGAAAACTGCAAAGAAAGCTACAAAAAAAGTAGCTAAAAAAGCTACTAAGAAAAAAGTTGCTAAGAAAGCTACAAAGAAAGTAGCAAAGAAAGCAACTAAGAAAGTTGCAAAGAAAGCTACTAAAAAAGTAGCAAAGAAAGCAACTAAGAAAGTAGCAAAGAAAGCAGCAAAGAAAACTGCTAAGAAAGCTACAAAAAAAGTAGCTAAAAAAGCTACAAAAAAAGTAGCTAAGAAAGCAACTGCTAAGAAAGCTACGAAAAAAGTTGCAAAGAAAGCTACAAAAAAAGTAGCTAAGAAAGCAACTGCAAAAAAAGCGACTAAAAAAGTAGCTGCTAAGAAAGCTACAAAAAAAGTTGCTAAAAAGAAGTAAGAAGCACTTTTCTTAATTCAATAATGAGTGGGCCCGCTTATAGCGGGCCTTCTTATTTTCAAATCTATTTACATTCCACCTAAAAACATCTAAAAAAAGACCATATTATCGCCAGATTTTACAGCTGTTACGATAAAAAGAACTCAATGATTTCAACATGTTACAACTTTTAACGTTGTAGTATTTTCCTTGGTTTTGTCGTTATTTCAGCTACTTATATGTATTTCATCTCCTCATTTTGCCCGTAGGTAGGGCAGGGAAAATGAAAAGAAAGGCGATAGAAGGAAAATTCATGACAACAGATATTTCTCCAACTGGTTTAGGCGTAAGTAAGCAAAATCACGTAGCT
This window encodes:
- a CDS encoding histidine biosynthesis protein HisIE; its protein translation is MAVKKTTKKTTKKKVAKKATKKVAKKAAKKTAKKATKKVAKKATKKKVAKKATKKVAKKATKKVAKKATKKVAKKATKKVAKKAAKKTAKKATKKVAKKATKKVAKKATAKKATKKVAKKATKKVAKKATAKKATKKVAAKKATKKVAKKK